GATGCCAATTCGCAAGGCCCGTGGCGCTTCAGGCCAACCGTCAGCAGCGTGCAGGTGCATCCGGGCGAGATGACCACGGTGGTGTATGAAGTGGTGAACAAGCAGGCGCGCAAGATGGATGCCCAGGCGATTCCGAGCTATGCGCCGATGCAGGCGGCAGAATTTTTCAAGAAGGTCGAATGTTTCTGTTTCACCCAGCAGACCTTAGGCCCGAACCAGGCCAAGGAAATGCCGGTGGTGTTTTACATAGATCCTGCTATACCTAAGGATGTGAAGCTGATTACGCTGTCGTACACTTTTTTTGAAATTGCAGGCCAGCCGGACAAGCCGACAAGTTAATCTGGTTGGGTATCCGTAGAGCAGGGGAGTCGCATGTCGGATCTGAGAGAAGCAAGTCGCCGCAAAGCTTCATTTGGCGCGACCATGAAAGCGGTATTCTGGTCGTTCTTCGGCGTGCGGAAAAGGAAGGATTATGAAAGCGACGCAGCGGGTTTGAACCCGGTGCATGTCATCATCGCCGGGATACTGGGCGCCCTGATTTTTATTGCGATCCTGATCACGATAGTGAAACTGGTGGTCGCCAAGTAACTTGCAACACAGAATGCAGTGATGAATTAAAAATTGTATCTAAAAATTGTATCGGGAGATGGAAATGAGTTCTCAACAAGGCAATGCACCTTACTATTTCGTCCCTGGCCCGTCCAGATGGCCAGTGCTCGGGGGCGTTGCGCTATTGGCGACGATGGCCGGCGCCGCGGCGTGGGTCAACAGCGTGGTGTGGGGCCGGAACTGTGCGTGATCGGCATCCTGTCGTTCCTGACCGTGCTCTACAAATGGTTCGGCGACGCCATCCGCGAATCGGAAGGCGGCCTGTACAGCGCCCGCATCGACACCTCGTTCCGCTGGAGCATGAGCTGGTTCATCTTCTCCGAAGTCATGTTTTTCGCTGCATTTTTCGGCGCCTTGTTCTATGCGCGCAGCATCTCCATGCCTTGGTTGGGCGATCTCGATAACAAGATCCTGTGGCCTGATTTCTCTGCCCATTGGGGCAATGCCGGTCCGGCAGGCACGGTTGAGTCATTCAGCACCATGGGTCCGTTCCCGATTCCAACAATCAACACGGCCTTGCTGCTGACTTCCGGCGTGACCCTGACGATTTCCCACCACGCGCTGCGTGCAGGCCATCGCGCCAAGACAGCGTTCTGGCTGTTTGCAACGATACTGCTCGGCGCCACTTTCATGGGTTTCCAGGCGGCCGAATATATCGAAGCGTATACCGATTTCAACCTGAAACTGACTTCCGGCGTCTACGGCTCAACCTTCTTCCTGCTGACCGGCTTCCACGGTTTCCACGTGACGATCGGCGCCATCATGCTGTCCGTGGTGTTGTACCGCGTGCTGAAGGGACATTTCACGCCAGACCATCATTTCGCCTTTGAAGGCGCCGCTTGGTACTGGCACTTTGTCGACGTCGTCTGGCTCGCTCTGTACGTCGTCGTATACTGGCTATAGTCAAGAAAGAGGATTTTGGCGCGTAAAAAAGGCCACACTTCGGTGCGGCCTTTTTTACTGCTACAAGTGAATGGTGTGCAGCACCAAGTCGGCGCTCAGTGCAGTCCGGTTGGCTGGATATATCCTAGTTTGTACAGGACCAGCAACAGGATGAACAGGGCAACCGAAAAGCCGACGCGTAGGGTCAGTGCTTGCACGGTGCGGTCACTCTTGCCCTTGTCGCGCATCAGGAACAGCAGCGCTGAAAACAGGCTGCCAATGATCAGGATGAAAGCAACGGCGACGACGATTTTCATTTTATGGCCGGCATGAGCGCTAACTAAGTAAGGTTGTATTGTAATGCCAATCAGATTCCGTTTTCGCCTGATTCCGTTCGTCGTGACCGTGTTGCTGGTCGCGCTCGGCATTGCGCTTGCGCAATGGCAAACCAGGCGCGGCGATCAGAAGCAACTGATCGAAACCACGTTGCTGCAACGGCAAGTCGAACCAACACTCGATTTCAACGCGGCCATACGCGCAGCGCCGGCACCAGACGTCGATCAGCTGGAATATCGGCGTCTTGCCGTTCGCGGTGAATTTATTCCTGCATGGCCGGTCTATCTCGACAATCGTCCGTTGAATGGTGTCGCCGGGTTCTATGTGCTGATGCCATTTAAAATAGCGGCGTCGGACGATTACGTGCTGGTCGCGCGCGGCTGGTTGCCGCGCGATCCGGCCGACCGCACCAGGTTGCCGTCATATCCGACGCCGGCCGGGACGGTCGAGATGGAAGGGCTGGCCAGGCGCGATTTCGGGCATGTCCTGCAGTTGGGAGATGCCGGCCCGTTGCGGCCAGGTGCGATTCTGCAGAATCTGAGCGTTAACGACTTCGCCGCTGCCAGCAAGCTCAAGCTGCAGCCGTTCGTCATTGAGCAGACCAGCAACGCGGAAGACCATCTGCTGCGCGATTGGCCCAGGCCTTCGCTTGGCATCGAAAGACATCGCGGCTACGCATTCCAGTGGTATGCGCTGGCCGTCATGGCCCTTATTTTTTTTGTTGTGACAGGATTCAGACGTGGAACAAAAAACAGCAACAAGCCGGCCGGCCAGCAATCTGGTTGACAGCACGAACAGCAACACTGCCCAGGTGGACACCCAGCAGCGCCGCTCAGGCCGCTGGAAGCTGTTTGCCGTCATCGCGGTATGCGCGGCGCCGATGATCGCCTCCTATTTCACCTATTACGTGATCAAGCCGCAAAGCCGAACCAACTACGGCACGTTGATCGATCCGCGCAATTATCCGATTCCCGATCTCGGCAGCACCGCGCTGGACGGCAAGCCGCTTGCGCTCGATGCCTATAAGGGCAAATGGCTGATGGTGCAGGTCGACGGTGGCGATTGTCAGAAGGCTTGCCAGGAAAAACTGCTCGACATGCGCCAGCTGCGCTTGATGCAGGGCAAGGAGATGGAGCGCATCGAACGCGTCTGGCTGATCACCGATGACCAGCCTTTGCAGACCATGGTGATGCGCGAATACGACGGCACGCGCTTGCTGCGGGTCAAGCCGGAACTGCTGAAAGCCTGGCTACCAACCGAGGCCGGCACCACCGCGGCCGATCATATCTACCTGATCGACCCGCGCGGCAATCTGATGATGCGCTTCCCCAAGGACGCCGACCCCAACCTGGTCAAGAAAGACCTGTCCAAGCTGCTGCGCGCTTCGGCTATTGGATGAGACAGTCATGACGACACCGATGTTGATTCAACTGGGTAGCATGGGCGTGCTGGTCGCCGTGCTGGCGTTCTGCGTGGTCTGGGTTTCCAGCGATACCAACAAGTATCGCAAACTGGTCTGGGTGACGTTGTTCCTGACCTTCGACCTGATCATGTTTGGCGCGTTCACCCGGCTGACCGATTCCGGCCTCGGTTGCCCCGACTGGCCGGGATGCTATGGTCATTCCAATCCTTTGCAGGCGCATGAACACATCAGCGCTGCGCAAGACGCAATGCCGACCGGCCCGGTCACTGTGATGAAAGCCTGGATCGAGATGACCCATCGTTATTTTGCGATGGGGGTAGGGGTGCTGATCATTGCCCTGATGGTGATTGCGTGGATTAGCTGGTTCAAGCGAACCTCGGGTAAGCCTGCTGGGTCATTGGCGACCCCGTCTTCGGCGACCCGTCATTCCCGCGCACGCGGGAATCCCATTTACGCAGCAATCTGGATTCCCGCGTACGCGGGAATGACGATGGGTTGAAGGGAAGGTATTCGCCGTGGCCGCCGACGTTTCTGTTTTTGTTGGTCTGCGTGCAAGGCGCTTTCGGGGCTTGGACAGTGACTCAGAAATTACAGCCGGTAATCGTCACCACCCATCTCTTGCTTGGCCTGACCTTGCTGGCGACGATGGCCTGGCTTGGTGCACGCCAGAATGATCATGCGCCGGTAGCTCCGGCCGGAGCCAGCCTGGTGAAGCCGGCCATGATCGGATTGGCGCTGCTAATCGTTCAGATCGCGCTCGGCGGTTGGGTGAGCACTAACTACGCCGCTCTGGCTTGCACCGATTTTCCTCTGTGCCATGGCGCCTTGGTGCCGCAGATGGACTTCGCCAACGGTTTTACGCTGTGGCGGCACTTGGGCATGACTGCCGACGGCGATTTCCTGACTTTCCAGGCGCTGACAGCTATCCATTGGACGCATCGCAGCTTTGCCTTCGTGGTGATCGCCGTCATTGCGTGGCTTGCATGGAAAGCGCTGCATATAGCAGGCCTGAAAAATACCGGGCGCTGGCTGCTGATTATTGTTGGATTGCAATTGCTGACTGGCTTGTCTACCATCTACTTTAACTGGCCGTTGGCGATAGCGGTCGTCCACAATGGTGGGGCGGCGCTGCTGCTGGTTTTGCTGGTCATGTTAAACTATAAGGCTAGACTTGCCCCGAGACCGCATGCGGTTCCGGCAGTGGCAAGCCAACCAGTAACTGCTGATCGCCTCAACCCGCGCCCATGACCGCTTTGACCGCACCACCCAATAGAATTGCCCAGTACTGGGCCCTGACCAAGCCGCGCGTCACGCAGCTTGCGGTGTTTTGCGCGGTGATCGGCATGTTCCTGTCAACTTCAGGATTGCCGGATTGGCAACGTGTAGTGTCCGCCACGATCGGTATCTGGTTGCTGGCCGGCGCTGCTTTTGCCGTCAATTGCCTGGTCGAGCGGGAAATCGATTCGCGCATGGCGCGTACCGCGCGGCGGCCGATGGCGCGCGGCGAAATCACCGTCAGCCAGACCCTGGTTTTTTCCGGCGTCATTGGCGGCCTCGGCATGTGGGTGCTGTATAACTTCGTCAATCCGCTGACCATGTGGCTGACTTTCGCCACCTTTGTCGGCTATGCCATCATCTACACCATCATCCTGAAGCCGGCGACGCCGCAGAATATCGTTATCGGTGGCCTGGCCGGCGCCATGCCGCCGGCGTTGGGCTGGGCCGCGATCGCCAATGATGTGCCGATGCAGGCCTGGATCCTGGTGCTGATCATCTTTGTCTGGACGCCGCCGCATTTCTGGGCGCTGGCCATGTACCGTCGCGACGATTACGCAAAATCGGGCCTGCCGATGCTGCCGATCACGCACGGCATGGCATTCACACAGTTCCAGGTCTGGCTGTATACGATTGCGCTGGTCGCCACCACCATGCTGCCGTTTGCAGTCGGCATGAGCGGATTGATCTACCTGGCCAGTGCGGTGGTTCTCGGCGTGATCTTCCTGTGGTACGCCTGGCAGATCTATCGTCACTATACCGATCTGATTGCGCGCAAAACGTTTGCTTACTCGATCATCTACCTGTCACTGTTATTTGCCGCACTGCTGGTCGATCACTATCTCAAATTCTGAAAGCAAAAATGAAGCGAGTCAAACCAGTCATCTCCGTTCTCGCCGGCTTGCTGCTGACCGTGTCCCTGACTGCTTGCGGCGACAAATCTGGCGGCGGCAGCCAGGAAATCATCCTGTCGCCGGCCAAGAGCGCGTTCATCAATACCGATGTCACCGGCCTTGGCTACGCCCGCGATTTTGCACTGACCGACCATACTGGCAAGCCGCGTACGCTGGCCGATTACAAGGGCAAGGCAGTCGTGGTGTTTTTCGGCTATACCCAATGCCCGACGTTTGCCCGACCACCATGGTGGAGATGGCGAATGTCATGAAGGAGCTGGGGCCGTTGGCAAGCAAGGTCCAGGTGTTGTTTATTACTGTCGATCCGGAACGCGATACGCAGGAGTTGTTGTCCAAGTATGTGCCAGCCTTCGATCCGAGCTTCGTCGGCCTGTATGGCGACCAGGCGGCGACCGAAAAGGTGGCCAAGGAATTCCGCGTGTTCTACCAGAAAGTACCCGGCAAGACACCCGGCAGTTATAGCATGGACCATACTGCAGGCAGCTATGTGTTCGATCCGGAAGGCCACATCCGCTTGTTCGTGCGACATGGTCAGGGGCCAGATCCGATTGCCCACGACTTGAAATTGCTGCTGTCGTGATCACCGGCGATCAGTTGGAGAAAAGTTGAGGGAGAGGTCCGATATGTATATCGGACCATAATGAAAAAAGGCAGCCGAGGCTGCCTTTTTTGTTACCGTAACGCGGGCGGTCAGGTGAATGCGACCAGCGACCCCTTCATTTTCTTCAGGGCAACTGCTTCGATTTGCCGGATGCGTTCGGCGGAGACGCCGAATTCATCTGCCAGCTCGTGCAAGGTGGCGCCGGAGCCGTCATCGTTAGCCAGCCAACGAGCCTCGACGATACGGCGTGAGCGATCATCCAGCTTGCTCAGTGCCGATTCCAGGCCTTCCGACTGCATGCGGTCGTATTGCTGGGCTTCCAGCACCTTGGTTGGCTCTTGCGACTCCGATGACAGGTAGGCGATCGGCGCAAACTTATCATCATCATCGTCGGTCGGCGCGTCCAGCGCAATGTCGCGGCCGGTCAGGCGGGTTTCCATCTCGATGACTTCTTCACGCTTGACGTTGAGGGTCTTGGCCAATGCCTCGACTTGGGTCGGCGTCATCGCGTCCAGGCCTTCCTTGTGGCTGCGCAGGTTGAAGAACAGTTTGCGTTGCGCCTTGGTGGTGGCTACTTTCACCAGGCGCCAGTTCTTCAGGATGTATTCGTGCATTTCTGCCTTGATCCAGTGCATCGCGTACGACACCAGTCGGACACCCTGGTCCGGATCGAAGCGTTTGACTGCTTTCATCAGGCCGATATTGCCTTCCTGGATCAGGTCGGCATGCGGCAAGCCGTAACCCAGATAGCCGCGGGCAATCGATACCACCAGGCGCAGATGCGACAGCACCAGCTTTTGGGCGGCGCCGAGGTCGTTCTTGTCGCGCAGTTGTTTTGCGAGGGAAATTTCTTCATCGTGCGTCAACATAGGCAACCGGTTAACGGCCGAGATATAGGCGTCAATATTCCCCAGTGTGCCGGAAAAGCCGAGCGCCAAAGCATTTGATTCTGTTGGCATTAAAGCGGTGCTGACTGACGGATTTTTCATTCTTTCTCCTTGCTGTCCGGCTGCTTGTTGCAGCCAGTGGATCAACGATCAGACGTTTGACCTACAATATATTAGCACTCTCTATTATAGAGTGCTAATAGGATTTATTAAACGCCGGATATAGTTTGTTACTATTGTTATTCTTTTTTTGATTGTTTGTAACAGACTTATTAGACGGGGAAAACCTGCGAAAGTTGCGTCCTAACGAAACGAAATGCTGCACAGCCGCAGGGAACAACAACTACGCGGCGCAGCCCAAGTCGGGAGTCAGTTCGAGCAGGGTGTCGTAGGGGCGCTGCTGAGGAAAGCGCTGATTTGCGGCAAATGTGTGCTGTCGGCAATGCTGATGTAGAGCCGGGCCGGCGGTTTGCGCAGAATGCGATTCAGTGTCACGCGCAGCGTCAGGTTGCCAATGCAGCAAAAACAGCCGGGGGCGATGCGTTTGATGTCGAGGCCGGGTGGCATGGTCGATTCAAACTTGCCGTCCGACAAGCCTTCCAGGATCAGTGCGGTGCTTTGCAGGCTACCTTGGGCGGCAAGATCGGCCTCGATTGCAGCGTGGATTGCGGCTTCGCGAGTGCTGGCCCGCGCGCCGCTAACCAGGGTGGTCAGTGTCATCCGCCCTTTTTGGACAACTTTCCAGGATCGACGCCGAGCTGTTTGAGCTTACGGTACAGATGGGTTCGTTCCAATCCGGTTTTTTCCGCCACTCGTGTCATGCTGCCGCTTTCACGGATCAGGTGATATTCGAAGTACGCGCGCTCGAACGCGTCGCGCGCTTCGCGCAGCGGCAGGCCGAAGGACGATGAGAACAGGTTCTCGGAACTCGCGGCGACCGACGGCATGGCCGCCAGATGGGTTGGTTCCGACATCGAGGGATTGCTGAACACGCCAGCTGTCACTACGGCTTCATTCAAGTCGTTCGATGTCGTGGCAGGTTGCGGGTACAGCGTTGGTGCGCGGCCGCCTTTTGGTCCCTGTGACAGGCCTTGCTGGACTGCTTTCAACAATTTTTGCAGGGCAATTGGTTTTTCCAGGAAATTCAAGGCGCCGATGCGCGTGGCTTCCACTGCAGTGTCAATGGTGGCGTGACCGGACATCATAATGACGGGCATGGTCAGCAAGCCGTCGCGTTGCCATTCCTTCAGCAGCGTTACGCCATCAGTGTCGGGCATCCAGATATCGAGCAGCACCAGGTCGGGTACGCCGCCCTGGCGAAATTCGCGAGCTTGTTGTGCATTCTCGGCGGCGGTCACGACGTGTCCTTCGTCACCTAAAATTTCCGAGAGCAATTCCCGAATTCCCATTTCGTCATCAACGACTAGGATGTTAGCCATGCGGTAGCCTTCCCATTTCCTGTTGCCTTAAATCCCACTGTGTGGACTGTTCGGATAGTCCAGTTAACTTATAGGAATCTCGACAAACCTATGCATGCTGCAATCTCGGCACTGCCATGCTCGTCGTACTCTCGTACGGCTGCGCTTCTCCTGCCGACCTTGCAACGTTCGCTACGGTTTTCGAGGTCCCTTTATCAATGCCTGTTGGTTTTTTGTCGGAACCCAGATATATGCTATATCAGCCGACTGTCAATTTGCATCTGTTCCAAGTCAAAATCATGTCAAATAATTGACGAATCATGATTCGAGGCTAACTTTAACAGCAAAATCAGGATTTTTGCGCCCTTTGTATCGCTTCGATTCTGCAGATCGATGCGGCCGCCGTGCTCATCGATAATTTTTTTTACCATCGGCAGCCCCAGTCCGGTGCCGCGGGGTTTCGA
This DNA window, taken from Collimonas arenae, encodes the following:
- a CDS encoding cytochrome c oxidase assembly protein, which encodes MTTPAGSDNDGVKAQSRKLNWQMLGKLMVIAVMMFGFGYGLVPVYKKICEITGVNYLTPKDGTVAAPANTQVDKSRTITVEFDANSQGPWRFRPTVSSVQVHPGEMTTVVYEVVNKQARKMDAQAIPSYAPMQAAEFFKKVECFCFTQQTLGPNQAKEMPVVFYIDPAIPKDVKLITLSYTFFEIAGQPDKPTS
- a CDS encoding DUF2970 domain-containing protein; this translates as MSDLREASRRKASFGATMKAVFWSFFGVRKRKDYESDAAGLNPVHVIIAGILGALIFIAILITIVKLVVAK
- a CDS encoding twin transmembrane helix small protein, with the translated sequence MKIVVAVAFILIIGSLFSALLFLMRDKGKSDRTVQALTLRVGFSVALFILLLVLYKLGYIQPTGLH
- a CDS encoding SURF1 family protein, producing MPIRFRFRLIPFVVTVLLVALGIALAQWQTRRGDQKQLIETTLLQRQVEPTLDFNAAIRAAPAPDVDQLEYRRLAVRGEFIPAWPVYLDNRPLNGVAGFYVLMPFKIAASDDYVLVARGWLPRDPADRTRLPSYPTPAGTVEMEGLARRDFGHVLQLGDAGPLRPGAILQNLSVNDFAAASKLKLQPFVIEQTSNAEDHLLRDWPRPSLGIERHRGYAFQWYALAVMALIFFVVTGFRRGTKNSNKPAGQQSG
- a CDS encoding SCO family protein, producing the protein MEQKTATSRPASNLVDSTNSNTAQVDTQQRRSGRWKLFAVIAVCAAPMIASYFTYYVIKPQSRTNYGTLIDPRNYPIPDLGSTALDGKPLALDAYKGKWLMVQVDGGDCQKACQEKLLDMRQLRLMQGKEMERIERVWLITDDQPLQTMVMREYDGTRLLRVKPELLKAWLPTEAGTTAADHIYLIDPRGNLMMRFPKDADPNLVKKDLSKLLRASAIG
- the cyoE gene encoding heme o synthase, whose translation is MTALTAPPNRIAQYWALTKPRVTQLAVFCAVIGMFLSTSGLPDWQRVVSATIGIWLLAGAAFAVNCLVEREIDSRMARTARRPMARGEITVSQTLVFSGVIGGLGMWVLYNFVNPLTMWLTFATFVGYAIIYTIILKPATPQNIVIGGLAGAMPPALGWAAIANDVPMQAWILVLIIFVWTPPHFWALAMYRRDDYAKSGLPMLPITHGMAFTQFQVWLYTIALVATTMLPFAVGMSGLIYLASAVVLGVIFLWYAWQIYRHYTDLIARKTFAYSIIYLSLLFAALLVDHYLKF
- the rpoH gene encoding RNA polymerase sigma factor RpoH — encoded protein: MKNPSVSTALMPTESNALALGFSGTLGNIDAYISAVNRLPMLTHDEEISLAKQLRDKNDLGAAQKLVLSHLRLVVSIARGYLGYGLPHADLIQEGNIGLMKAVKRFDPDQGVRLVSYAMHWIKAEMHEYILKNWRLVKVATTKAQRKLFFNLRSHKEGLDAMTPTQVEALAKTLNVKREEVIEMETRLTGRDIALDAPTDDDDDKFAPIAYLSSESQEPTKVLEAQQYDRMQSEGLESALSKLDDRSRRIVEARWLANDDGSGATLHELADEFGVSAERIRQIEAVALKKMKGSLVAFT
- a CDS encoding GTPase, coding for MTLTTLVSGARASTREAAIHAAIEADLAAQGSLQSTALILEGLSDGKFESTMPPGLDIKRIAPGCFCCIGNLTLRVTLNRILRKPPARLYISIADSTHLPQISAFLSSAPTTPCSN
- a CDS encoding response regulator, with the translated sequence MANILVVDDEMGIRELLSEILGDEGHVVTAAENAQQAREFRQGGVPDLVLLDIWMPDTDGVTLLKEWQRDGLLTMPVIMMSGHATIDTAVEATRIGALNFLEKPIALQKLLKAVQQGLSQGPKGGRAPTLYPQPATTSNDLNEAVVTAGVFSNPSMSEPTHLAAMPSVAASSENLFSSSFGLPLREARDAFERAYFEYHLIRESGSMTRVAEKTGLERTHLYRKLKQLGVDPGKLSKKGG